The DNA sequence AAGCTCGCTCCCACAGGGGATCGAATTATCCACAGAATCAGGAGGACACCGCCCCATGGCCGCATTTGCCCATACCGTCGGCGCCCAGACCTACCGCTTCGACAGCCTCAAGGACGTGATGGCCAAGGCCAGCCCGGCACGCTCCGGGGATTTCCTGGCCGGCGTCGCTGCGCTCAACGATGGCGAGCGGGTGGCTGCGCAAATGGCGCTGGCTGACATCCCGCTCACGCATTTTTTGCAGGAAGTGCTGATTCCCTACGAAACCGATGAAGTCACCCGCCTGATCATCGACAGCCATGACAAACAGGCCTTTGCGGTCGTCAGCCACCTCACGGTGGGCGGCTTCCGTGACTGGCTATTGAGCGAAGCGGCTGATGAATCCAGCCTGCGCGCCCTCGCCCCCGGCCTGACACCGGAAATGGTCGCCGCCGTGTCGAAGATCATGCGCGTGCAGGATCTGGTGCTGGTGGCGCAGAAAATCCGCGTCGTCACAAAATTTCGCGGCACCCTCGGTCTGCGTGGACGGTTATCCACAAGGCTGCAACCCAATCACCCGACCGACGAGCCGTCCGGCATCGCCGCGAGCATTCTCGACGGTCTGCTGTACGGCAACGGCGACGCGATGATCGGCATCAACCCGGCCACCGACAGCATCGCCTCGATCTGCGCGATGCTGGAAATGCTCGACGCGATCATCCAGCGCTACGACATTCCGACCCAGGCCTGCGTGCTGACCCACGTCACCACCTCTATAGAAGCGATCAACCGTGGTGTGCCGCTGGATCTGGTGTTCCAGTCGATTGCCGGCACCGAAGCGGCCAACGCCAGTTTCGGCATCAACCTGAACATCTTGCAGGAAGGTTATGAGGCGGGCCTTAGCCTCAATCGCGGCACGCTCGGGCAGAACCTGATGTATTTCGAAACCGGCCAGGGCAGTGCGCTGTCGGCCAACGCCCACCACGGCGTCGATCAACAGACCTGCGAGACCCGGGCCTACGCCGTGGCGCGCCATTTCAAGCCGTTTCTGGTGAACACCGTCGTAGGATTCATCGGCCCGGAATATCTATACAACGGCAAGCAGATCATCCGCGCCGGCCTCGAAGACCACTTCTGCGGCAAGTTGCTCGGTGTGCCGATGGGTTGCGATATCTGCTACACCAACCACGCCGAAGCCGACCAGGATGACATGGACACCCTGCTGACCCTGTTGGGCGTGGCCGGGATCAATTTCATCATGGGCATCCCCGGCTCCGACGACATCATGCTCAACTACCAGACCACCTCGTTCCACGACGCGCTCTATGCGCGCCAGACACTGGGCCTGAAAC is a window from the Pseudomonas gozinkensis genome containing:
- a CDS encoding ethanolamine ammonia-lyase subunit EutB, giving the protein MAAFAHTVGAQTYRFDSLKDVMAKASPARSGDFLAGVAALNDGERVAAQMALADIPLTHFLQEVLIPYETDEVTRLIIDSHDKQAFAVVSHLTVGGFRDWLLSEAADESSLRALAPGLTPEMVAAVSKIMRVQDLVLVAQKIRVVTKFRGTLGLRGRLSTRLQPNHPTDEPSGIAASILDGLLYGNGDAMIGINPATDSIASICAMLEMLDAIIQRYDIPTQACVLTHVTTSIEAINRGVPLDLVFQSIAGTEAANASFGINLNILQEGYEAGLSLNRGTLGQNLMYFETGQGSALSANAHHGVDQQTCETRAYAVARHFKPFLVNTVVGFIGPEYLYNGKQIIRAGLEDHFCGKLLGVPMGCDICYTNHAEADQDDMDTLLTLLGVAGINFIMGIPGSDDIMLNYQTTSFHDALYARQTLGLKPAPEFEQWLANMGIFTQADGKVRFGNNLPPAFRQALAQLG